The Naumannella cuiyingiana DNA window TGACCCGCGATCAGGTGATCGGGATCATCGCCGCGGTGCTCGGGCTGTGCATCGTCGGCAGCCAGCAGGCGGGCACCGCCGCCATGCTCCCCTTCCTGCTCACCCTGTGCGGCGGGCTCGGCTGGGCATTCGGCAACCTGTGCAGCCGGCTCGCCCGGCCGGAGAAGCCACTGCGGCTGACGATGTGGATGTCCGTCGTGCCCCCGCTGCCCATGCTTGCCGTCTCGCTGATCGTCGAGGGCCCGGCCCGGATCGCCGCCTCCGCGACCGGGCTCGGCTCGGCCACCGGGCTCCTCGCCCTGGCCGGTCTGGCCTACACCGTGATCATCGGGACGGTGCTCGGCAGCGGAATCTGGACCTGGCTGCTCAGCCGCCATCCCGCCAGCCGGATCGCGCCGTTCTCGATGCTGGTGCCGCTCGTCGGCCTGTCCACCGCCTGGCTCACCCTGGGCGAGGCGCTGACCTGGATCGAGATCGTCGGCGCCCTGGTCGTCGTCACCGGCGTCGCGCTCGGCTCCGGCGCCCTAGGGTATCGGCGTGAGCGAACCCAGCGAGCCGAGCCGCGTGTGCCACAGCGATCCGGATGACCGGCGCTGGTCCGATGCGGCGATGGGCCTGCTGCGCGCGGATGCGCAGCGTTCGGCAGACACCCATCTGATCAAGGTCGACCTGGGCGACCCCGATCACCAGCTCTACCTCAAGGACGAGTCCACCCACCCCAGCGGCAGCCTGAAACACCGGCTGGCCCGCTCGTTGTTCCTGCACGCGCTCGCGAACGGCTGGCTGCGACCCGGAGCCCCGGTGATCGAGGCGTCCAGCGGATCGACCGCCGTCAGCGAGGCCTACTTCGCGCGGATGCTCGGCGTACCGTTCATCGCGGTGATGCCCCGTTCGACCTCGCCGGCAAAGGTGGCCCTGATCGAGCGCGAGGGTGGGCGCTGCCACTTCGTCGACGATCCCGCCGCCCTGGGCGCCGAGTCGCAGCGCCTGGCCACCGAGCTGGGCGGGCACTTCATGGACCAGTTCACGATGGCCGAGCGCGCCACCGACTGGCGCGGCAACAACAACATCGCCGAGTCGATCTTCGCCCAGCTCGCGGCCGAGCCGCATCCGGTGCCGGCCTGGATCGTGGTCGGCGCGGGCACCGGTGGTACCAGCGCGACGATCGGCCGCTATCTGCGCTACCGCCGCCTGCCCACCCGGCTCTGCGTGGTCGACCCGGAGGGCTCGGCATTCTTCGCCGGCTACCGCGACGCCGATCCGACCGCCCGCGAGACCGGGTCGCGGATCGAGGGCATCGGCCGGCCGCGGGTCGAGCTGAGCTTCGTCTCCCAGGTGATCGACCAGATGATCAGGGTGCCGGATGCCGCGTCGGTGGCGGCCACGCGGTGGATCTCCGAACGACTCGGCCGGCGAGTCGGCGGCTCCACCGGCACCAACATCGTCGGCGTCGCGATGATCATGGCGCAACTGCGCGCGGCCGGCAGCACCGGTTCGGTGGTCTCGCTGATCTGCGATCCGGGCGATCGCTATGCAGAAACGTACTTCGACGACACCTGGGTACGCTCGCACGGGCTCGACCCGGCGCCGTGGTCAGACTGGCTGGACCGGCGCCTCGGCGGCTGAGCCCTCCGCACCGAACAGCCGGCGATAGGCCGCGGGCGAGGTCGTGCAGGAGCCGAGATCGTGATCGACCTTGCCGGTGCCGTGATGATCACTGGAGCCGGTCGCGACGATCCCGAGCCGGGCGGCCAGCGCGTGCAGCTCGGCGCGGGCCTGCTCGTCGTGATCATGGTGATCGGCCTCCAGCCCGTCCAGGCCGTGCTCGGCGACCAGCGCGGTGATCACCTCCGGCGGCAGCGCCGTGCGGCTCTCCCGTGCCCACGGATGGGCCAGCACCGCACGGCCGCCGGCGTCGTGCACGAGGTCGATCGCCCGCGCCAGCTCCGTGGCGTACCGATCGACGTGCGCGGGGCCGCCGTCGCGCAGCCAGCGGTCGAAGGCCTCGGTGCGGTCGGCGACGTACCCGGCGGCCACCAGGGCGTCGGCGATGTGCGGCCGGCCGATCGCCGACGCACCGTCGGCCTGCGCCTCGACCTGCTCCCGGGTGAGTCGCACCCCCAGGGCGGCGAGCCGCTCCAGGACCGGACCGACCCGGTCCGCCCGCCCGGAGCGGATCCGGGCCAGCTCGGCGGCGAGGGCGGGGTGGGCAGGGTCGGCGCCGTAGGCCAGCAGGTGCACCGAGGCGCCGTCGCGGCGGGCCGACATCTCCATCCCGGGCACGAATCCGATCCCGAGCCGCCGTGCCGCCCCGGCCGCCTCGGCCAGGCCGTCGAAGGTGTCGTGATCGGTCAGGGCGACGACGTCGAGACCGGCGGCCGCGGCCGCCGCAATGAGATCCGCGGGGGCATCGGTCCCGTCGGAGACCGCGGAGTGGGTGTGCAGGTCGATCCGCATGCGCGCGTCAGGCCGGGGTCCGCAGCAGCGAACGCACGATCCGCAGCCCCACCGACACGCGGGCAAGGTCGGCGGGTCCGTCGCAGATCGCGACCAGCGTGGAGACGTCCTCGTCGATGTCGCCGTGCGCCCGGGTCCAGCTCTCCACCGCCGCCTCCGGCCCGCCGCCGTCTGCGGCCTGCAGCGCCTCGCTGGTCAGTTGGGCATGCAACTGGTGCAGGTCGTCGCGCAGCGCGCCGCGGGCCATCGTCGCCCACCGGTCGTCGCGCGGCAGCTCGGCAATACGGCTGCCGAGCAGATCGAGATTGAGCTGCTGGCCGAGCGCGAAATGCGCCCGCGCCACCTCCGTCGCGTCGCGTCCCAGCGCCTGCGCGGTCTGCACGATGCCGAGCGACTGGTAGAGCACGTCGGAGCCGGCGACGACCGATGCCAGTTCCTCGGGCAGGCCGTCGTCGAGGTAGCGCTGCCGGCGTTCGGCATAGCGCGCCTGCTCGCGCCCGGTCAGCAGGTCGGGCAGGACGGCGGCGATCTCGGCGACACCGTCGCGGAACTGCCCGATGGCAGCGGTCACGTCGATGGGCGCGCGCCGGTTGTTCAGGATCCAACGGGTGCCGCGCTCGGCGAGCGCCCGCAACTCCATCCTGGCCCGGGTCTGCAGACCGGCGTCCACCTTGTTGTCCAGGTGCCGCAGCCGCGTCTCGTGGGCGCCGACCGCGAAGATCGCCCGGGACGCGAGCTGCGCGCGGAAGACGTCGGCGGCCCGCGCACCGGTCTCGCCGGACAGGCGATGGTAGGCGCTGATCCCGGCGGAGTTGACGAACCGGTTCACCGCGACGGTGGTGATGATCTCCCGCGCCAGCCGGTGGCGGGGCATCTGGTCGGCGTACCCCTCGCGCAGCCGCTGGGGGAAGTACTGGACCAGCCGGTCGGCGAGGTAGGGATCATCGGGCAGGTCGGAGGCGCCGATCTCGTCGGCCAGGACGATCTTGGTCCAGGCCAGCAGGGTCGCGA harbors:
- a CDS encoding EamA family transporter, producing the protein MNTRDRLLASSVAVIWGLNFLAIHLSLEQFPPFFLVALRFTILAVPTIVLVPRPRVPVRYLIGYGLGFGTLQFLFLYLAMATGMPTGLASLVLQSSAPFTVLLGATLLRERLTRDQVIGIIAAVLGLCIVGSQQAGTAAMLPFLLTLCGGLGWAFGNLCSRLARPEKPLRLTMWMSVVPPLPMLAVSLIVEGPARIAASATGLGSATGLLALAGLAYTVIIGTVLGSGIWTWLLSRHPASRIAPFSMLVPLVGLSTAWLTLGEALTWIEIVGALVVVTGVALGSGALGYRRERTQRAEPRVPQRSG
- a CDS encoding PHP domain-containing protein, with the protein product MRIDLHTHSAVSDGTDAPADLIAAAAAAGLDVVALTDHDTFDGLAEAAGAARRLGIGFVPGMEMSARRDGASVHLLAYGADPAHPALAAELARIRSGRADRVGPVLERLAALGVRLTREQVEAQADGASAIGRPHIADALVAAGYVADRTEAFDRWLRDGGPAHVDRYATELARAIDLVHDAGGRAVLAHPWARESRTALPPEVITALVAEHGLDGLEADHHDHDEQARAELHALAARLGIVATGSSDHHGTGKVDHDLGSCTTSPAAYRRLFGAEGSAAEAPVQPV
- a CDS encoding PLP-dependent cysteine synthase family protein produces the protein MSEPSEPSRVCHSDPDDRRWSDAAMGLLRADAQRSADTHLIKVDLGDPDHQLYLKDESTHPSGSLKHRLARSLFLHALANGWLRPGAPVIEASSGSTAVSEAYFARMLGVPFIAVMPRSTSPAKVALIEREGGRCHFVDDPAALGAESQRLATELGGHFMDQFTMAERATDWRGNNNIAESIFAQLAAEPHPVPAWIVVGAGTGGTSATIGRYLRYRRLPTRLCVVDPEGSAFFAGYRDADPTARETGSRIEGIGRPRVELSFVSQVIDQMIRVPDAASVAATRWISERLGRRVGGSTGTNIVGVAMIMAQLRAAGSTGSVVSLICDPGDRYAETYFDDTWVRSHGLDPAPWSDWLDRRLGG